The genomic stretch AGTTTTTCTATAATTATGATGCTAAAGTAAATtactttttataatttttgatgatatttttcatatttaatttcATGTCATCTAGGTTTAGTATATTACACTTGTATCAAATTCAACCAACTATATAGACCATTGAGAAATAGTTCAGATCCAAAAAGAAATTTTCTAGGGTTTATTGAGCATGTGTTatataaaattttgaataatAAGATGATAAGTATCATGTCATGTCATGTCATTACAACAAAGGAAAATTATCAATCAAGGGTTAGAAAAATAGTTACCTTGATTACTTTAGGAACATTACAACCCActtgaatattatttttttttggtagATAGTTATAGTACTAACATGacaattatgaaaaaaatatatgtaaaacTACTCAtcacaaaagaatgaaaaagaaaagatatagtACCATTAAAAGCATAAATAAAAATTGGGAtccaaagcaaagattattgacaTACCACAATGTTTGGTTGAAAACCATGTGAAGCTGAGTAAGATGTAGAAGAAGATGagtaagaaaaagatgaagaagaaggtaTAGATGAATATGGTGTTTGCACTCTTGGATCTTCCTATAtgatcataaaaaataaattaaaaataaattaaaattaaattccataaaattaattaatttcacaaacccaaataattttttttaaagcttaacataactaaaaaataattaaaaataattaagaaactTACATTGATGAAATTAGATGGATAAGGATTATGAAGAGGAGGATGAAAACCATAAGCCATTTCACCATGTAATCTAATTTTCTCCAATTGAGCAACACCTAATCCTCTTTGTGGTTGCTTTGGTTTATCTTGATTATTTTTCTTCCcttttcttgatgatgatgaagatccaCTTGCTCTTTCATTTCCCATATTTGAATCTCCAAAATAATTACCACCATCCATATTTCTATGATCTATCAAGAATAGAGATATAAGTGTGCAGATGATGATTTTGCTTTAAAATCAGAGATCTCATATGCTCTTTTTTTTAAGCTATTAGCAAAAAACTTAGGAATAATTGCATAGCTGGATCAGATTGTGTTTAGATTTCAATCTTAAGTTATATATATACGACTAGATTCTATATGATTTTTATCTCTCTTAATTTCTCTCCAtgcttcaattattttttttttcttgagtCATGTGAGAGAGACTATATAAAAATTCTATGTAGATATAATCACGCGTTAAAGACTATAATTCTAATAAAGAAAtgcaaaatgaaaattaaagattACATGtgttagtttttttaataaataaataaaatgttgaaTTATTACAACATttaaatcttcatcatcaatacaTAATTTCTCTAACTTCTTTGTGAAGGGTTTGAGAGGATACTCAGTCATGTGTTAGCTTTCACTATATATTTGTTGGAGAGTACTTTTTATACTCAtgttaaatttattatattattcttctttttctgttcaataaaaaaaaccaataaaaaattaattatataatatatgtttaaagagtagaaaatatttttaatttgataaatttttatttctttattttgtgTTTTGCTTATTTCCGCCGGATATATTTTCTTGTTTTTCCTTCTCtgtttttatcaaaataaattttaattgataaatgaAATTGTACAAAAAATAATTGTTACTTATTTTGTAAGAAAATTATTAATACATCAATTAGGGTTGACATATACATTTGGttagatattattttttataagatgaagaaaaatatttttttcattttctatttaatatatatatatatatatatatatatatatatatatatatatatatatatatatatatatatatgtatgtatgtattatTAGATGACAAAAATTATCgataaaaagtaataaaaaattattagaaaCTCATGTACACAATGCTAGAGTTTAAACTTGAAACAAAATGTTCAACATAATAATGCTGATATTAATTAGTTTAGTTAgatcttataaagaaaatagttTATTTAGTTAttgtattaattaattatatatgatCATACATagtataatttattaaatatttgttattgggACTTTGAAGGCTATCTTTGAAAGCGATTgtctcttatttaaaaatgtaATACAAGCTGTATTGGTATAGGCTTATAGCCACGCGCCACAAGGTAGGCTACAagtgaaattttttataatttattgatCATATGATATTGGTGATTGAATAATTTGCATTGTTTTTTGTAGATGTTTGCTCAAACTTTCtttctattaaaaaattgaatGAGGTATGCTTTGATCGATGATGATGAGGTTGGCACATTTATCGGTCGTTATCTATGCAATTAGCATTGCTGTAAAAAAAGAAATCTAAGTAATATAATATAATGTATTTATATCTTCAATCAACAATTTTATAAAGTGGTTTATTATAGGTAATAGCTCAAATCACTCTTGTAGTAAGAATGAGAAGGTAGTGAAACTAGCGATTTCAAGTTGTATATGTGTATTTTTCTGTTGAATATCATTTGTTGTTTGATATTTTTTCTTTCatgttttaataataaatatttatgtaCATTTGCCTTAAGTGACTTATTAAAAGGTAAATTAAAATGATGAGATGAAGtatcatataattttatattatcatattttactataggtttaatttacaataaaaaattttaatttaatagttaaattatatgtatactaaaaaaattattaaaaatataaatataataaatttgacAAGAAATCTTAGCCCATTTATAAATaaatcattatattttatttttaaagtgcCACTATTTCATAatcttgaataaaatatttatataataagaaaataatatataaaatatatgaaaatttatctcataagatatataaaaattcaaaatattaacttttaaatttaaatattatttcttaGAGAACTCCGCAAAACATATCTCAACTTTTAATATAAATTGAACGACATTAAACTTCAATCTTCTATTAGTTATTACCATTTCGTTTacgaatataaaaattatttaattaaaaagtagAACAttgataattataattataattataaattagtTGTCTCTGATTCTTGTCCACtagattattttattttgttgtatttttataTTAAGATTATTTTGATTACACTGATCAAAGTAGATTACAAAACTTCGTGTGccttagaattaaaaaaaaaaatgtaattataaaaaatataagaaattaaGCCACGAGGGAGTAGGTTCCACTATGCATGTGGTTTCCAAGTTTTCGGTCAATTTGTCTCAGCTGATAGTACCTCTCAAGGGCCTATTTTAAAACAGCCCCAGCTGTAAAATTCCATAAAAGTGGCTTCTTAATTTGGAGGGAAAGTAAATCAAATTGAAATTTGTATTAATCTTTTTAATATATACAATTTCCTAAAATAGTTAATGAAATATATAtgaataaaacatataaaattgATTTGCTTATATTGATGAATGTGACTAATCCATCATACATAACATTTTCGACCTTTttagcaaactcattcatcatcCTCTTTGTTAAATCTAAGCTAATATGATAAGTCTATGATTCATCTTGCTTTTATTGATTAAAAGCTCAAAAGTTATAAATTGTATAGTTTATGTGCTGTGTATGAGTGATTagtgtattttaaaattataggatTATCACCTATGATATTAAAACAACTCCCGCACATGCACTGAAATGTTTTTGAAGTCTCTCTCATTTTTTAAAATCACTCGAAAATCATTTTACGTGCACACCTTGTTGGTTACTAGTTTGTTAAACCTTAGGGAATGTTTTTTAAAGACAATCTAttaacacattagggttaatcTATTATCTCTTTTGTAATGCCTCATGATCATTTAAAAGGGCTTATAATCAATTAAGTGGTGACGAATTAGAAAACTTTTCATATTTTTCCTATATAATCGATAAAACTTAGgtcataattgattatgtgcattaaaAAACCTATGAATCAGTTTTTTTTTAGACAAATTTTCTCCTATAAATGGAGAACTTCTCTTCATTCCTAATCACACTAGTATTCAAATTTCTACTatccttttctctttttgtactATTCTCTTCTCCTTTTTATATTCTTTCACGAAAATTTCCTTAGTGTCCTGAGAGTGAAAAATACTTGTGAGAGTTTGGTTGTATTGGTGTTCTTGCTTAAGTTTTCTTCATTAACAGTGTGATTCTCTTGCTTGATTTTTTTTGTTCATGATATTGTCTGTGTAATATCTATGCTTGGATCTTGAGATTGTCATGGTAAAATCTCAGTTTGTTTCTTAAGATTAACCTGTAAAATCTCTATTTGACTCGTGAGCTCAGTCGTCAAAAGCCTTGTTTAGTTTGAGGGATCAACATGTATAAAATATCTCATCTCTTGTAATAAAGTTCATGGTCACACcaataaaatacaattttaaagtgcttttgactggtgCAACTTGTAACAAAGCACTAGAGTCCATTATATAGTATTGGCCTATCTCTTCCTTTAAAATACTAGGAAATATGAAACTTCTTCAGcgtgtatattttcaaccaacctAGACAAtttccaccttgattgaaaaaaGTATATCATCTTTCTTTGTCGACACAAACAATCAAGGTTCAAAGAACTATCGTACTCCATCATAAAGTGTATGGTCACTTAAATCTACATGACTCCAACAATTTTTATGATGTTTTGACCAACAATTACATCTCAATAAGAACTACCATACTCCAATTGAAGAAAATTATACTTCACTTGGAGTtaaaccacttcaagaattttCATATTGTCTTCACCAACAATCATAGTTATAAATAACTATCAAAATCCACATGAAGATTAGTATACTTCACTTGAAAATaaatgtagtgttatatttgtgagAATCTCAAACAAGAGTGAATCCAAGATCCCCGCCTAACATGAAATGTATTGTTCAGGTATCTCCCGTTAGAAGGACTTAACACACGACTCCCTGGAAAATAGGTAGTCAACAATCTCCTTTGGTCAATGGGAACATTTATTTACAATAAGGGTTTCCTAAACCCTTGGCCCAAAAGGCCTCTATATATACTTCTCCTCTAGTGGGAGAATGAGGGATAATAACTTACGCATAATACCCAAAGCACAACATGAATACAAATATATTTTCACCTCACATAAGCAAGTCCTTTAAAACTATCGTAAAACCACCATACAGATCTTCTCGCCACCATAGGCAAGCCTTAACcattacaaaatattataaacCTAATATGGCCTATGAGTATCCCATACCCTCGTGCGGATACAATGCATACATGTACTTATTAACCAGTATATTGGTGTCCACCGTGGGGCTATGGTAAAACTAACTTGGGGCACACTCCTTCATCACAATCACCATACTCTCTATCACCATCCACTAATGTACCTTGCCTTTTTAGAAATGGTTAATAGGAGATCTCAATGTCGTATGCTGGAGGATATTAGGGGTAGCGGTGATCCTAACACCCTGGCGGGGATGCGCGCCAACATGGAAGAACTACACTGTCCAAATCAAATAGAGCATGACAATTTCCATAACATCAGACAACACCAACAAGAGTCTAATCCTTTAGAAGAGATGGAAGTTGTGGATCCCAACCACTTTTTGACGAGATACGGGACACATCTATCCCTAAAGGATTTAAACCCATCTCTAGCCAAGTTTGATAGGCGTAGTGATCCCAATGAGCACGTCGCCAATATCATCACACAGATGGTCATCATTTTTGCACCTGACTCCCTAAAATGCAAACTTCTATCTTGAACCTTCAAGGACATCACTATTTAATGGTATATGGGTCTACCCCGAGCCTCCATTGCTAACTATTAGAAGCTAGTAAAGAAACTTGGTCATCAGTCATTTCTAGCTGTCACAGGAAGATGTACGCCACCATTGTGTTCAATATACGACAGGGTCCATTGGATTCACTAAGGAACTATCTCTTTAGATTTAATGAAGCCACCATCATGGTCATTCCCTCAAAGAAATAACTGTTTGTGGGGGCATTACAAAATGGAATCAAAATGGGACTCTTGAACGAGTCTCTCACCCATAAGCCACAAATTTTGTTGGTGGAAGCAGTCACCAGAGCATAATGTTACATAAAAGGCGAGGAAAGCAACACCGAGAAAATGGAACGAGACGTCAAGGATCATGTTCCCAACGTCGAAGGTTCATACCACCAGAGAAAAATCAATTACACTAGAGTTAAGGGACACCACAATGATGATTGTTACCAACTTAAGAAAGAAATCGAAAGGCTGATCCAGGAGGGGCACCTCAAAATATATTTGAAGGACTACTCTTCCCGTGGATTAGAAAAATCTCTCTCTCGCGGGCGAGACGATGTTGGAAGCCTCGAGCCAAGCAAGGTGAATGAAGTATCCTAAGGCGAGGGTAGCAAAGTTATGAGCTACACAGTCAACACCATAGACAAAGAATTCTTCGGAGGCGAGAAGATAAGCTCCACCCCAAAGTTGTGAGTTGTACGCTTGAAAAATTATGAATATAGAATACCTCCCAAATATTGAAGGCGAGACAAATGTTCCAAAAGCCATGATCTCCTTCTTCGAGAAAGACGCGGCCAGTATCCACCCTCACAATCATGACCCCAAGGTCATTACCGTCAGATGCGATGAATAGGAGATCAAAAGAGTCCTTTTAAACCATGGAAATTATGTATTCATTCTATATTAGGAGGCGTTTGAAAGACTCTGACTCGACCCAAAAGACTTAAAGCCCTTTAAGGGCTCGCTAGTTAGGTTCTCATGGGAGAAGGTGCGACTAAAGGATACATCACGCTGAAGACAACTTTTGGAGAATAGGACCAGGCCAAAGATATAAAGGTCAAATATATGGTTATTGACACCCGCTCTTCTTACAATAGGAAATTGGTATTCGAAAAGTATTTGTGTGTTGTTAGGTGGTTTTACAATCTTTTTCACATGTTTTTTTGATAAATACACAAGTAAAAATTCCAAATAagtgtttttattcattttcataGATAAATTAAGGGGTTTTGCATTGATTGTTTGTAAAATAAGTCAATAAGAGCCTGGGTATTTTATGTAATTTTGGCCTTTATCAACGATCCTCgtggttttgatgatgataacaccTAAGTTCAAACAGCATTTAGTGGAGTTATTTAGGATCTTTGATCAAGCAATCTTTGATGATGGTGTCTGTTGGGAATTCATATTGGGCGAATTAGGAGTTGGATCCTTGGCTTGTCTGTTCCTTCCCTTGATATTGAAGCCCTCAGGATGACTATGGAGGTTGTTAGTCTCCTTACGAATAGCCCAGATCCTCTCCCATGTTTTTCTCTTCTCCTTAGCAGTAATCTTCACCATCCGCTCTACAAATCAATGTAAAGAGGTCACATATGATGTCTAAACATACCTATAAGGAAAAATAGGGTATTCAAAACCTACCTAGTAGTAGAAGGGGGATCATAACTTATGCATAACTCACAAAGTACAATGCTTATACACAGAGTATCTCACCTCATGTGAATTTATCCTCTAAACTCACCGTAAAACTACCGTAAAAGGCATCTCGCTGTCGTGGGCAAACCCTAACCATTCCAAAATATTATAAACCTTTTAAGGCCTCTAAGTATTTCATATCCTCATAGAGATACCATGCACACCTATACTTTTTGACCAGTATAATAAATAACTTTAGAATACTTATGAAGAACTATCATAGTCTACCAGAAGATTAAGCTTCACTTAAAGATAAACCACTCCATGGATTTACACGTGTCAGAAATCAACAAGTAAAATTGATGGTGCAACTTTCAAGTTAATAAGAAGTTAACCTCTAACACACTTAGCATAAATATCAATTATTGTTCATGTATTAACCAATACCTTGTCCAATTCCTATTGTATCAAAATACCTTTACCTTGAATTTTCCACAAGTCAAAAATAATTTTTCCATCAATTTCTCTAATCCAAACTATACAATATAATGTTTATCTTCCTCTTTATTAAGAAATATGAGATTTTGTCATCGTGCATATTTTTAACTAGTcccaataaattatatatatgaatAATGTACCAATTTTTTACACTAATCTTTTATGTATATCATATTTTTAACTAATCCCAATAAATTATATATGAATAATGTACCAACTTTTTACACTAATATTATGTATATCATATTTTAGTACATGCATATACAAAACCATTTTATACTATTAGTACATGCATATAATTTTTTAAGGGTGTATCTAAATTAAAGTCTATGATATGtgattattatatataatattgtaaTTATTGATAGGGACACTAAATGATCTTCTTGAACCATTTTGATGAAGTGGGTCATATATTTTATGAGTTGTTTGAGTGGTGGAAAATAAGAATAGGCATAGCCTCCAATTTGTTGGCCAAACATGTGAACCCAACAAATTACATGAAACCCCACACACTCCAACAAAAGCATGTCATTTGTTTCTTAAGAGGATGACAGATTGTAGAATAGAATATCATGCAAAGGTGTTGTTACAGTTTAAAAGATAAATAGGATTTTGTTGCTTTACGTTATTTGGGGATCTCCctcctttcttttcttctttcaactttttttctttctttacctTTTTTGTTCGTCTTCTAATAATCTTCTTGGACACTTCGTTTGTTTGATGGAAATGCTGACCTAAAAAGGCACtacttctttatttatttatttatttatttttatataatcacTTAGTGATTTGAAAATGCAGACACTTAAAGTATACTAATATGAGTGCTTTTAATATGAAGCTGAAATAAATTATTCTTGCTAATTTTAGTATTATAGTGGAGTTTGTAAATAGAAAAAGGGAAAAGAGTGtaatattttactttaaaaaaatgtAAGGCCCACTTTTGAACTATTTTCTTGAAATCCATATTAGAAGAATTAATATATCAATTGAACTAAAAAAAAGTCTATATCATTGTTGAGTTTGACTCAAGTAATTTCAAGAACTTTTTCGCCATATAATGCAATGTGTTTGGCAAGAATGCAGTGTGTTTTTATGAAGGCGCAAAGTTTATGTGTTTTGTAATGAGTGTGTTGTAACGAGAACCGTCAACAACAAATTAAAACTATGAGAAAATTTGAGATTTTTGAACAAACACAAGAAATCTTCCAGTTTTGCGAAAGAGAGAAGAGGAAAAAAGAAGAAAtcaggattggttataactgtttcACTATTCACTTTCTCAATTAGGGTTAAAagattacaagtgaataacaacaaCCAAATGCTCTCTCAACAACTTGAGAGAAGAAGACTATTAAGATACCTTACACAACAAGCTAACTTAAGCAATTGGACTACTAGACTGACccaattcgacatgctaacaaCATAGCATATTTTGACAACTGCGTGCTTGAATGGGCTTCGACTACAGTATGCAAGACTTCGACTTCTATCGAACCAACCTTTGTCGAGACAAGAATTCGATCTAATTACCATAGAATGTAATTTATTTTGTCTAAAATCTATAAAAAGCACTTTTCAACCCTTTTTCTAGTGATGCAATTGAGACACGTGAATCTTAGAGAGAAACTTATAAAGATaagaagaaatttttttaagattCATGTTTTAAGAATTGAAAGATCTTTGGTAATATCTAAGGGAAATGGGAAATGCTAAACACACTAAATTTGTGTGATTCATATATTTAGTAAAGGAGAGATTGTGAAACACTTAGGTGGAAAATATGAGATGTTCTTAGGAACTAAGAAGACTATTTTTTTGTAACTCAtcttgtaatctcttgtaacaatcTTGAATTATAGTAGATTGTAGAGTTAATTTCTCTCCAGAGCATATCGTTTTGATCGAACTGAGAAAACAAATTAGGTGtgtatttgttctttatattatttatgtttttgtgGATTTGAAAGGTTAATTTTTTTGAGGTCGTTTAATTAGTTATGTGTTCTTTGTCCCACAGATCAAGTTCTTTGCGTGTTTTAAATTTCAATCCATAACAAATAGTTTCCACCGTGGGGAAAGAGGAATAGTTTACAAGTGAGCACCATGAGTTTTAAATGGAACATCAAGAAGATACCTAGAGATAATAATTTTTTGTTCTAGAAAATGAAGATGCaagaaaatttaattcaaaaaagtGTGTAGAAGCATTGAAAGGCAGAACATTGATGCCTGCCAGACCaacaaaagaagagaagaaaaaaatggtGGTTAAGACCAAGAGTTTTGTTATCTCGTGCCCTAGTGGCAA from Vicia villosa cultivar HV-30 ecotype Madison, WI linkage group LG4, Vvil1.0, whole genome shotgun sequence encodes the following:
- the LOC131598697 gene encoding protein SPEAR3-like, translating into MDGGNYFGDSNMGNERASGSSSSSRKGKKNNQDKPKQPQRGLGVAQLEKIRLHGEMAYGFHPPLHNPYPSNFINEDPRVQTPYSSIPSSSSFSYSSSSTSYSASHGFQPNIVMGQPQYERTNIIYGDSQPIDSLRSWEHANAIAQSNTTKPLLNLYDSQYVDTKKHRSGSTSSQNSESSDTQEPDLELRLSL